In Plasmodium falciparum 3D7 genome assembly, chromosome: 5, the following proteins share a genomic window:
- a CDS encoding apical rhoptry neck protein produces MKKIYFILLILFHLNFMECFRKYDKNKNKILISHSINNNNNSIKNNNNNNNSIKNNNNNNNSIKNNNNNNNSFSATSFSSEKNKNKSYTNVLKKKNIYIREESNKTTNIKEDEEKNKKINNNDKETNYSFLSLKFFPFILTSLLHTGINQIPRNTEIELYEFEKSPMIRHMLVAEERKNAYTYMFFIVISFVVVVLIALFIFKFFFNL; encoded by the coding sequence atgaagaaaatatatttcattttgttaatcctatttcatttaaattttatgGAATGTTTCagaaaatatgataaaaataagaataagatTTTAATAAGTCattcaataaataataataataatagtatcaaaaataataacaataataataatagtatcaaaaataataacaataataataatagtatcaaaaataataacaataataataatagttttAGTGCTACTTCTTTTTCaagtgaaaaaaataaaaacaaaagttATACAAatgtgttaaaaaaaaagaatatatatatacgagAGGAATCAAATAAAACAACAAACATTAAAGAAgacgaagaaaaaaataaaaaaataaataataatgataaggaaacgaattattcatttttatcattgaAGTTTTTTCCATTCATTTTAACTTCTTTACTCCATACAGGAATTAATCAAATACCACGTAATACTGAAAttgaattatatgaatttgAAAAGAGTCCGATGATAAGACATATGTTAGTAGCAGAAGAGAGGAAAAATGCATATAcctatatgttttttattgttatatcttttgttgttgttgtacTTATAgctctttttatttttaaattttttttcaatctttaa
- a CDS encoding EKC/KEOPS complex subunit CGI121 has translation MSTTKLHILDQQLDITLILFKNVVNSKDLLESYTKSMNDNICYINDFFLLLDSNLVYNENHILHSIYRAHHNFQSKKRITKNIFLEILFLLSPHENINECVKQYQIKNDSSSVIYVGINISKDQVDMFIKSVQGDQADFNELSFLHDKKKILENFKCDNMDNLERFIYHNIASKKINLS, from the exons atgagtaCAACAAAATTACATATACTTGATCAACAACTAGATATcactttaattttatttaaaaatgttgTTAATTCAAAAGACCTTTTAGAAAGTTATACAAAAAGTATGAATGATaacatatgttatataaatgatttctttcttttattaGATAGTAATTTG GTTTACAACGAAAATCATATATTGCATAGTATTTATAGGGCTCATCATAATTTCCAAtcgaaaaaaagaataacgaaaaatatttttctagaAATTCTTTTCCTTCTTTCACCTCATGAAAAT aTTAATGAGTGTGTAAAACaatatcaaataaaaaatgattcaTCTTCTGTAATTTATGTGGGTATTAATATTTCCAAAGAtcaa gttgatatgtttataaaatcTGTTCAAGGAGATCAAGCTGATTTTAACGAATTGTCTTTCTTAcatgataagaaaaaaattttagaaaattttaaatgtGATAATATGGACAATTTAGAGAGatttatttatcataatatagCTTCAAAGAAAATTAACTTGAGTTAA